One window of Staphylococcus chromogenes genomic DNA carries:
- the rnc gene encoding ribonuclease III produces MKALDLPFRNLEIYQQAFSHSSFINDFNMERLSHNERLEFLGDAVLELTVSRFLYEKYPNVPEGDLTKMRATIVCEPSLVIFANKIELNQLILLGKGEEKTGGRTRPSLVADAFEAFVGALYLDQGIEVVERFANAIIFPYVEDNALSGVVDFKTQLQEMAHQTLRSTVSYRLIKEDGPAHHRQFTSEVLLDNVAVASGMGRTKKESEQKAAEKALLQLSNKE; encoded by the coding sequence ATGAAGGCACTCGATTTACCTTTTCGTAATTTAGAAATTTATCAACAAGCCTTTTCCCATTCTAGTTTTATTAATGATTTCAATATGGAACGTTTAAGTCATAATGAACGTTTAGAATTTTTAGGAGACGCGGTATTAGAATTGACGGTATCACGCTTTTTATATGAGAAATACCCTAATGTTCCAGAGGGTGACCTGACAAAAATGCGTGCAACGATTGTGTGTGAACCATCACTTGTAATATTTGCGAATAAAATAGAACTGAACCAACTCATTTTATTAGGAAAAGGTGAAGAAAAAACGGGAGGACGTACGAGACCTTCTTTAGTTGCGGATGCGTTTGAAGCGTTTGTGGGTGCACTCTATTTAGATCAAGGTATAGAAGTCGTCGAACGGTTTGCAAACGCAATTATTTTTCCATATGTTGAGGATAATGCTTTAAGTGGAGTGGTAGATTTTAAAACACAATTACAAGAAATGGCACATCAAACGTTACGAAGCACAGTCTCCTATCGCCTTATTAAAGAAGATGGACCCGCACATCATCGTCAATTCACTTCAGAAGTGTTACTGGATAATGTCGCGGTGGCATCAGGCATGGGGCGCACGAAAAAGGAATCTGAACAAAAAGCAGCAGAAAAAGCATTATTGCAACTGTCGAACAAGGAGTAA
- a CDS encoding acyl carrier protein — MENFDKVKDIIVDRLGVDADKVTEDASFKDDLGADSLDIAELVMELEDEFGTEIPDEEAEKINTVGDAVNYINTLEK, encoded by the coding sequence GTGGAAAACTTCGATAAAGTAAAAGACATCATCGTTGACCGTTTAGGCGTTGATGCTGACAAGGTAACTGAAGATGCTTCATTCAAAGATGATTTAGGCGCAGATTCACTTGACATTGCGGAATTAGTTATGGAATTAGAAGACGAATTCGGTACAGAAATTCCTGATGAAGAAGCTGAAAAAATCAACACAGTTGGAGATGCTGTGAATTACATTAATACACTTGAAAAATAA
- the fabG gene encoding 3-oxoacyl-[acyl-carrier-protein] reductase produces MTKVALVTGASRGIGRSIALQLAEEGYNVAINYAGNKEKAEEVVNQIKEKGVEAFAIQANVSNPDEVKAMIKEVVNQFGSVDILVNNAGITRDNLLMRMKEQEWDDVIDTNLKGVFNCIQKVTPQMLRQKGGRIINLTSIVGAVGNPGQINYVASKAGVIGMTKTAARELASRQITVNAVAPGFIVSDMTNALNEDLKNGMKAQIPLGHFGEDTDIAHTVAFLASDKAKYITGQTIHVNGGMHME; encoded by the coding sequence ATGACTAAAGTAGCATTAGTAACAGGTGCTTCCCGAGGAATCGGACGCAGTATTGCCTTACAATTGGCTGAAGAAGGTTATAACGTAGCCATAAACTATGCAGGCAACAAAGAAAAAGCAGAAGAGGTCGTTAATCAAATTAAAGAAAAAGGCGTAGAAGCTTTTGCGATTCAAGCAAATGTTTCAAATCCTGATGAAGTCAAAGCCATGATTAAAGAAGTTGTAAACCAATTCGGTTCTGTTGATATATTAGTCAATAATGCAGGTATCACACGCGATAATTTGTTAATGCGTATGAAAGAACAAGAATGGGATGACGTCATTGATACAAACTTAAAAGGTGTCTTCAATTGTATTCAAAAAGTTACACCTCAAATGTTACGACAAAAAGGTGGCCGTATCATTAACTTAACGAGTATTGTGGGGGCTGTCGGTAACCCAGGTCAAATCAATTACGTCGCTTCTAAAGCGGGTGTTATAGGGATGACGAAAACAGCGGCTCGTGAATTAGCTTCACGCCAGATTACAGTGAATGCTGTGGCACCTGGATTCATCGTTTCAGATATGACGAATGCTTTAAATGAGGATTTAAAAAATGGCATGAAAGCGCAAATTCCATTAGGTCATTTTGGTGAAGATACAGATATTGCGCATACAGTAGCATTTTTAGCTTCTGATAAGGCAAAATATATTACGGGTCAAACGATTCATGTGAACGGCGGTATGCACATGGAATAA